In one Bartonella grahamii subsp. shimonis genomic region, the following are encoded:
- the rpoC gene encoding DNA-directed RNA polymerase subunit beta' — protein sequence MNHEVMNLFNPQAPAQTFDSIRISIASPEKILSWSYGEIKKPETINYRTFKPERDGLFCARIFGPIKDYECLCGKYKRMKYKGIICEKCGVEVTLSRVRRERMGHIELAAPVAHIWFLKSLPGRISTLLDLTLKDIERVLYFENYIVTEPGLTSLKLHQLLSEEEYMLAIDEFGEDQFTAMIGAEAIYELLAGMELNKIANDLRLQLAETTSELKQKKLIKRLKIVENFLESGNKPEWMIMKTIPVIPPDLRPLVPLDGGRFATSDLNDLYRRVINRNNRLKRLIELRAPGIIVRNEKRMVQEAVDALFDNGRRGRVITGANKRPLKSLSDMLKGKQGRFRQNLLGKRVDYSGRSVIVTGPELKLHQCGLPKKMALELFKPFIYARLDAKGYSSTVKQAKKLVEKEHPEVWDILDEVIREHPVLLNRAPTLHRLGIQAFEPILIEGKAIQLHPLVCTAFNADFDGDQMAVHVPLSLEAQLEARVLMMSTNNILHPANGAPIIVPSQDMVLGLYYLSIVSEKEPGEGMAFSDIGELHYALENKVVTLHTKIKGRVKNISKDGKEVSKLYDTTPGRLIIGELLPRNSDISFDLVNQEMTKKNISKMIDHVYRHCGQKETVIFCDRIMQLGFSYACRAGISFGKDDMVIPDSKSRLVAETEALAKEYEQQYNDGLITQGEKYNKVVDAWGKCTDRVADEMMKRIQAVDFDPKTGRQRPMNSIYMMSHSGARGSANQMRQLAGMRGLMAKPSGEIIETPIISNFKEGLTVNEYFNSTHGARKGLADTALKTANSGYLTRRLVDVAQDAIISAVDCGTAKGLTMQPIVDAGQIVASLGQRILGRTALVDILHPVSGEVILEGGAMIEEADVAKIEEAGIQSVQIRSALTCETRLGVCAKCYGRDLARGTPVNQGEAVGVIAAQSIGEPGTQLTMRTFHLGGTAQVVDSSYLEASYEGKVEIRNRNVVRNSEGHLVVMGRNMAILIKDELGKERVVHRVSYGAHIFVDDGDVVKRGQRIAEWDPYTRPILTEVEGYVGFEDMVDGLSVTETADESTGITKRLVIDWRANPRGADLKPAIIIHADKEGESIAKLYKGGEARYMMSVETILSVELGAHVKAGDVIARLPMESAKTKDITGGLPRVAELFEARRPKDHAIIAEVSGTIRFGRGYKNKRRIIIEPNDETLEAVEYLIPKGKLFHFQEGDQIEKGDYILDGNPAPHDILAIKGVEALASYLVNEIQEVYRLQGVLINDKHIEVIVRQMLQKVEITESGDSGYIPGDNVDRIELDEINDNLIAEGKKPASGNPILLGITKASLQTPSFISAASFQETTRVLTEAAVSGKIDTLQGLKENVIVGRLIPAGTGGTISQIRRIAAVRDDLIVDEQRKSSNNEVAKAMLTNMTTDAVAE from the coding sequence ATGAACCACGAGGTCATGAATCTTTTCAATCCTCAAGCGCCAGCGCAGACATTTGACTCTATTCGTATTTCTATTGCGAGTCCTGAGAAAATTTTGTCCTGGTCGTATGGTGAGATTAAGAAGCCTGAGACTATTAATTATAGGACTTTTAAACCAGAGCGTGATGGTCTTTTTTGTGCACGTATATTTGGCCCTATTAAAGACTATGAATGTCTATGTGGCAAATATAAACGCATGAAGTATAAGGGCATTATTTGTGAAAAATGTGGTGTAGAGGTTACTCTTTCGCGCGTACGTCGTGAGCGTATGGGGCATATTGAGCTTGCGGCACCTGTTGCGCATATATGGTTTCTTAAATCATTACCAGGTCGTATTTCTACACTTTTAGATTTAACTTTAAAAGATATTGAGCGGGTTCTTTATTTTGAGAATTATATTGTAACCGAACCAGGGTTGACATCTCTTAAGCTCCATCAGCTTCTTTCTGAAGAAGAATATATGCTTGCTATTGATGAGTTTGGAGAAGATCAGTTTACAGCTATGATTGGCGCTGAAGCTATCTACGAGCTTTTAGCTGGTATGGAGTTAAATAAAATCGCCAATGATTTGCGTCTCCAATTAGCTGAAACAACTTCAGAGTTAAAGCAGAAAAAATTGATTAAACGACTTAAAATCGTTGAAAACTTTCTTGAATCTGGAAATAAGCCAGAGTGGATGATTATGAAAACAATTCCGGTTATTCCACCGGATTTGCGTCCATTGGTTCCGCTTGATGGTGGGCGTTTTGCGACATCAGATCTGAATGATCTTTATCGGCGTGTTATTAATCGTAATAACCGCTTGAAACGGCTGATTGAATTGCGTGCTCCTGGAATTATCGTGCGCAATGAAAAGCGTATGGTACAAGAAGCTGTTGATGCATTGTTTGATAATGGACGGCGTGGGCGTGTGATTACTGGAGCCAATAAACGTCCTCTCAAGTCTCTATCAGATATGTTGAAGGGCAAGCAAGGACGTTTTCGTCAGAACTTACTTGGGAAGCGTGTTGATTACTCAGGGCGTTCTGTTATTGTGACGGGTCCTGAATTAAAATTGCATCAATGTGGTCTTCCCAAAAAAATGGCTCTTGAATTATTTAAGCCTTTTATTTATGCGCGGCTTGATGCAAAAGGCTATTCATCAACAGTAAAACAGGCAAAGAAGCTTGTTGAAAAAGAACATCCAGAAGTTTGGGATATCTTGGATGAGGTTATTCGTGAACATCCTGTTTTACTTAACCGCGCGCCTACATTGCACCGTTTGGGGATTCAGGCTTTTGAACCTATCTTAATTGAAGGCAAAGCTATTCAACTTCATCCACTGGTGTGTACTGCTTTTAATGCGGATTTTGATGGAGATCAGATGGCGGTTCATGTTCCGCTTTCTCTTGAAGCACAGCTTGAAGCCCGTGTTTTGATGATGTCGACCAATAATATTCTTCATCCGGCCAATGGTGCCCCAATTATTGTTCCCTCACAGGATATGGTTCTTGGTCTTTATTATCTTTCAATTGTTTCTGAAAAAGAACCAGGTGAAGGAATGGCTTTTTCTGATATAGGTGAGCTTCATTATGCCTTGGAAAATAAGGTTGTAACGCTTCATACGAAGATTAAAGGCCGTGTTAAGAATATCAGTAAGGATGGAAAAGAAGTTTCTAAACTGTATGATACGACACCTGGTCGTTTGATTATCGGTGAGCTTTTGCCAAGAAATTCGGATATCTCATTTGATCTTGTCAATCAAGAAATGACGAAAAAGAACATTTCTAAAATGATTGATCATGTTTATCGGCACTGTGGACAAAAAGAGACGGTTATTTTTTGTGACCGTATTATGCAGCTTGGTTTTTCTTATGCTTGTCGTGCAGGAATTTCATTCGGGAAGGACGATATGGTTATTCCTGATAGTAAGTCGCGTTTAGTTGCAGAGACAGAAGCTTTGGCTAAGGAGTACGAACAGCAATATAATGATGGTTTGATTACACAAGGTGAAAAATACAATAAGGTTGTAGATGCTTGGGGTAAATGTACAGATCGCGTTGCAGATGAAATGATGAAACGTATTCAAGCTGTTGATTTTGATCCTAAAACAGGTCGTCAACGGCCGATGAATTCGATCTATATGATGTCGCATTCTGGTGCACGTGGTTCTGCTAACCAGATGAGACAATTGGCCGGTATGCGTGGATTAATGGCAAAACCATCGGGTGAAATTATTGAAACCCCCATTATTTCAAATTTTAAAGAAGGTCTAACTGTTAATGAATACTTCAATTCCACGCATGGTGCACGTAAAGGACTTGCTGATACGGCGTTAAAGACGGCGAATTCTGGTTATTTAACACGGCGTCTTGTTGATGTTGCTCAGGATGCTATTATTTCAGCAGTTGATTGTGGTACCGCAAAAGGGCTTACCATGCAGCCAATTGTTGATGCAGGACAAATTGTTGCCTCCCTTGGGCAAAGAATTCTTGGTCGTACAGCGCTTGTTGATATTCTACATCCTGTCTCTGGAGAGGTTATCCTTGAAGGTGGAGCGATGATTGAGGAAGCTGATGTTGCGAAGATTGAAGAAGCCGGGATTCAATCTGTTCAAATTCGTTCTGCTTTAACATGTGAAACACGTCTTGGTGTTTGTGCAAAATGCTATGGTCGTGATTTGGCGCGTGGAACACCTGTTAATCAGGGAGAAGCCGTTGGTGTTATTGCTGCTCAATCCATTGGTGAGCCGGGGACACAGCTTACTATGCGTACTTTCCACTTAGGAGGAACTGCGCAGGTTGTTGATTCATCGTATTTAGAGGCATCTTATGAAGGTAAAGTGGAGATTCGTAATCGTAATGTGGTTCGTAACTCTGAAGGACATTTGGTTGTTATGGGGCGTAATATGGCTATCCTTATCAAGGATGAGTTAGGAAAAGAGCGTGTTGTACATCGTGTTAGTTATGGTGCCCATATTTTTGTTGATGATGGTGATGTGGTTAAACGTGGCCAACGTATAGCAGAATGGGATCCTTATACACGTCCAATTTTAACGGAAGTTGAAGGCTATGTGGGTTTTGAAGATATGGTTGATGGTTTATCTGTCACTGAAACAGCTGATGAATCTACGGGTATTACGAAGCGTTTGGTGATTGATTGGCGCGCTAATCCACGTGGTGCAGATCTTAAACCAGCCATTATTATCCACGCAGATAAAGAAGGTGAATCCATTGCTAAATTGTATAAGGGAGGTGAAGCCCGTTATATGATGTCAGTGGAAACTATTCTTTCTGTTGAGCTTGGCGCTCATGTTAAGGCTGGTGATGTTATTGCTCGTTTGCCAATGGAAAGTGCTAAGACGAAAGATATTACGGGTGGTTTACCACGTGTGGCTGAGCTTTTTGAGGCGCGTCGTCCAAAGGATCATGCGATTATTGCTGAAGTAAGTGGCACGATTCGATTCGGCCGTGGTTATAAGAATAAACGTCGTATCATTATTGAACCAAATGATGAAACTCTTGAGGCAGTAGAATATTTGATTCCAAAAGGTAAGTTGTTTCACTTCCAAGAAGGTGATCAAATTGAAAAGGGAGATTATATCCTTGATGGTAATCCAGCACCTCATGATATCTTGGCGATTAAGGGGGTTGAAGCTTTGGCATCTTACCTTGTTAATGAGATTCAGGAGGTTTATCGTTTGCAGGGGGTCCTTATTAATGATAAACACATTGAAGTGATTGTTCGTCAAATGTTGCAAAAAGTTGAAATTACTGAATCTGGAGATTCAGGATATATTCCAGGTGATAATGTTGATCGTATTGAACTTGATGAGATAAATGATAATTTGATTGCAGAAGGGAAAAAACCTGCATCTGGTAATCCCATTCTTCTTGGAATTACAAAAGCTTCTCTTCAAACGCCTTCTTTCATTTCGGCAGCATCGTTTCAGGAAACAACACGTGTTCTTACTGAAGCAGCAGTTTCTGGTAAAATTGATACGTTGCAAGGACTTAAAGAGAACGTTATTGTCGGTCGTCTTATTCCAGCAGGCACGGGTGGTACGATTTCTCAAATCCGTCGTATTGCTGCAGTTCGTGATGATTTGATTGTAGATGAGCAGCGTAAGTCTAGTAATAATGAAGTGGCTAAGGCTATGTTGACAAATATGACAACCGACGCCGTTGCTGAATAA